The segment CGACTCGCGGTCCTGGCGGGAGAGCGGCGGCTACGACGCCGGGGCGGAGTACCGGCTGTGCCGGTGCGGGCAGTCCGCCGACAAGCCGTTCTGCGACGGCAGCCACGAACGGGTCGGCTTCGAGGGCACCGAGACCGCCTCCCGGGCGCCCTACCTCCAGCAGGCGGGCGAGCAGGACGGGCCCGAACTCGTGCTGACCGACGCCCAGAAGCTCTGCGCCTTCGCCCGGTTCTGCGACGTCGACGGCTCGATCTGGGCCCAGGTCGAACAGCCCGGCACCGCCGAGCGGGTCGAGCGGGAGGCCGGGCAGTGCGTCGGCGGACGCCTGGTCGCCTGGAAGACCGACGGCGGCACCGCGAAGGA is part of the Kitasatospora setae KM-6054 genome and harbors:
- a CDS encoding CDGSH iron-sulfur domain-containing protein, which translates into the protein MSDAHVQVTENGPYVVTGGVPLTRQTIVADEHGDSRSWRESGGYDAGAEYRLCRCGQSADKPFCDGSHERVGFEGTETASRAPYLQQAGEQDGPELVLTDAQKLCAFARFCDVDGSIWAQVEQPGTAERVEREAGQCVGGRLVAWKTDGGTAKDLEPELAPSIGVVEDPAQGVSGGYRVWGGIRVTAADGHAYELRNRVALCRCGASRNKPLCDGSHAAVGFRDGHVDS